DNA sequence from the Candidatus Cloacimonadota bacterium genome:
GATCATTCATGGTGCAGATCATGAGCAGAATTTGCGCGCAGGGACAGAGAATATTTTATGTGATGTGGGTCTCGGAAAAGCATGTGAGATCGCTGAAAGAGACCTGCAGAACAATATGAAACACATGCAGGAGATGAGGGATTTACTTCATCAGAAATTCGAGGAGTCAGGATTGGATTTCCGATTGAACGGGAATCCTGAAAAACGTCTGCCGAACACACTCAGTCTTTCGTTCAGAAACGTGGAAGCTAACACCGTTCTTTCCGAACTGTCACACGTGGCAGTATCGGCAGGAGCTGCGTGCCATTCCGACCAGATCGATGTGTCCGCAGTACTCGAAGCGATGGATGTTCCCCTTGACTATGCCATGGGTACGATACGCTTTTCAACAGGACGATTCACCACAAAGGATGAGATTGAGAAAGCAGCTGAAGAAGTCATACAAGTCATTGGCAAATTCCAGGAGGGAACACGAGCCGATGTTACTGACGAAGTAAAGGAGATCAAACTCACGCACTATACGCATGGCATGGGCTGTGCTTGCAAGATCGAGCCGGCATTGCTTGAAGATATTTTAAAGAACCTGCCCATCCCTGATGATACAAAAATATTGGTGGGTACACAAACTGCTGATGATGCGGCAGTGTATAAGATAAATGATGAAACAGCACTTGTGGTTACGCTGGATTTCTTTACACCAATTGCTGACGATCCTTTTGAATTCGGCGCTATCGCTGCAGCCAATGCATTGAGTGACATCTATGCAATGGGAGCAATGCCATTATTTGGTCTCAATATTGTTGCATTTCCGTCGAACAGACTACCGATGGCTGTATTGGAGAAAATCCTTCAAGGAGCCCAGACTAAAGCGCAGGAAGCAGGTATCTATGTGATCGGTGGTCATTCCATCGAGGATACCGAACCAAAGTATGGAATGGTTGTTGTTGGTAGTGTTCATCCTAATAAAATCTGGAAGAATGTAGGATTGCAAGAGAATGATGCACTGATCTTAACCAAACCGATTGGCACCGGCATTCTTTCGACTGCACTTAAAAGAGGTTTGCTGGATGATGCACAAAAGGATTTACTTATCTCTACGATGTCCGGATTGAATAAGCTGGCATCCGAAGTTCTCCAGAAATATCCTGTTCATGCATGTACAGATATAACAGGTTTTGGGCTGATCGGACATCTATCTGAGATGGTTTTGGGGAGTAATACGGCAGTTGAGATTATAGCTGAAAAGGTTCCGGTGCTTGAAGGTGTTTTTGAATTGGCAGCAGGAAATGTTATTCCGGGTGGAACGCTTTCCAATATGAAATTTGTCGAGGATGTTGTCCTGTGGAGTCCTCAACTTTCGCAGGTTCAGAAGATCGTTCTATGCGATGCCCAAACATCCGGAGGATTACTCGCAGCCGTA
Encoded proteins:
- the selD gene encoding selenide, water dikinase SelD, which codes for MKPIYLDYNATTPLAPEVAEAMKPFLDEYFGNPSSSHWYGVQTRKAVEKARAQVAVLLHANPDEIIFTSGGSESNNFAIKGIAHARKSIGNHIITSAVEHPAVVEVCEYLKSEGFEITYIPVDEYGMVNPDDVERAITPRTILITIMHANNEVGTIQPIREIAEIAYAHDIIMHTDAAQSTGKIPVHVDELNVDLLSIAGHKLYGPKGIGALYIRRGVKLEKIIHGADHEQNLRAGTENILCDVGLGKACEIAERDLQNNMKHMQEMRDLLHQKFEESGLDFRLNGNPEKRLPNTLSLSFRNVEANTVLSELSHVAVSAGAACHSDQIDVSAVLEAMDVPLDYAMGTIRFSTGRFTTKDEIEKAAEEVIQVIGKFQEGTRADVTDEVKEIKLTHYTHGMGCACKIEPALLEDILKNLPIPDDTKILVGTQTADDAAVYKINDETALVVTLDFFTPIADDPFEFGAIAAANALSDIYAMGAMPLFGLNIVAFPSNRLPMAVLEKILQGAQTKAQEAGIYVIGGHSIEDTEPKYGMVVVGSVHPNKIWKNVGLQENDALILTKPIGTGILSTALKRGLLDDAQKDLLISTMSGLNKLASEVLQKYPVHACTDITGFGLIGHLSEMVLGSNTAVEIIAEKVPVLEGVFELAAGNVIPGGTLSNMKFVEDVVLWSPQLSQVQKIVLCDAQTSGGLLAAVPGNKAQDIVQTLHDTGIIKAQIVGKVVEGLQPKIRVV